The Pseudofrankia inefficax genome window below encodes:
- the purU gene encoding formyltetrahydrofolate deformylase, with product MAAHAERYRDVGRVLVTCPDRPGIVAAISGLLFRHGANITELQQYSTDPFGGTFFLRIEFHREELVSGLAAIEDGLATIAAEPAMGGGMRWRVTTPAARHRVAIFVSKADHALQELLWRTHAGELAMDVRMVVSNHDDLRSAATDWGIPFHHVPVTSTTRDEAESRALALLDGEVDLVVLARYMQILTPRFLAAYPDRVINIHHSFLPAFVGADPYGAAARRGVKLIGATAHYVTADLDAGPIIEQDIERVDHRHQVADLRRIGRHVERAVLARAVGWHLEDRVIVHSNTTIVFA from the coding sequence GTGGCGGCGCATGCCGAGCGGTACCGGGACGTCGGACGGGTGCTCGTCACCTGCCCGGACCGGCCGGGGATCGTCGCGGCCATCTCGGGCCTGCTCTTCCGGCACGGCGCGAACATCACGGAGCTGCAGCAGTACTCGACCGACCCGTTCGGCGGCACCTTCTTCCTGCGGATCGAGTTCCACCGGGAGGAGCTCGTGAGCGGCCTGGCCGCGATCGAGGACGGGCTCGCCACCATCGCCGCCGAGCCCGCGATGGGGGGCGGGATGCGCTGGCGGGTGACCACTCCGGCCGCCCGGCACCGGGTCGCGATCTTCGTGTCGAAGGCCGACCACGCGTTGCAGGAGCTGCTCTGGCGCACCCATGCGGGCGAGCTGGCGATGGACGTCCGGATGGTCGTCTCCAACCACGACGACCTGCGCTCGGCCGCGACGGACTGGGGTATCCCGTTCCACCACGTGCCGGTGACGTCGACCACCCGCGACGAGGCCGAGTCCCGGGCTCTGGCGTTGCTCGACGGCGAGGTGGACCTGGTCGTGCTCGCCCGGTACATGCAGATCCTCACGCCCCGGTTCCTCGCCGCGTACCCGGACCGGGTCATCAACATCCACCACAGCTTCCTGCCGGCCTTCGTCGGCGCCGACCCGTACGGCGCCGCGGCCAGACGCGGAGTGAAGCTCATCGGCGCGACGGCGCACTACGTGACCGCTGACCTGGACGCCGGGCCGATCATCGAGCAGGACATCGAGCGGGTGGACCATCGCCACCAGGTCGCGGATCTACGCCGGATCGGCCGTCATGTGGAGCGCGCGGTGCTCGCCCGGGCCGTCGGCTGGCATCTGGAGGACCGGGTCATCGTGCACAGCAACACGACGATCGTCTTCGCCTGA
- a CDS encoding copper resistance CopC family protein, translated as MRAPKDGSRPGLALGRRVGAGLAGLGLALVALVAAAAPASAHTRLLSSSPADGSTVPTAPDQIRLTFAQHLLGLGAVAVEGPGGSNAGVGDAVLDGAIVTQRLAEHRPAGVYRLSYRIVSADGHPVSGQVTFTATGDVGSGSSPTAAAATPPAPGAPASGGAALPGTTLPGTGATSQDKGGSSAGLAVGIAVGVGALVVVSGAVIALRARRGQGGTDGA; from the coding sequence ATGCGTGCACCGAAAGACGGCAGCCGGCCCGGCCTCGCCCTGGGCCGGCGGGTCGGGGCCGGGCTGGCCGGCCTCGGCCTGGCGCTGGTCGCGCTGGTCGCCGCCGCTGCGCCCGCGTCCGCGCACACCCGGCTCCTGTCGAGCAGTCCGGCGGACGGCTCGACCGTCCCGACCGCGCCCGACCAGATCCGGCTGACGTTCGCGCAGCACCTGCTCGGCCTGGGCGCCGTGGCCGTCGAGGGGCCGGGTGGGAGCAACGCGGGCGTCGGGGACGCCGTCCTGGACGGGGCGATCGTCACCCAGCGGCTCGCGGAGCACCGTCCCGCCGGGGTCTACCGCCTGTCCTACCGGATCGTCTCCGCGGACGGCCACCCGGTGTCAGGGCAGGTCACGTTCACCGCGACCGGTGACGTAGGGTCCGGTTCGTCGCCTACGGCCGCGGCGGCCACACCGCCCGCGCCCGGCGCCCCGGCCAGTGGCGGGGCCGCGTTGCCCGGGACCACGTTGCCCGGCACAGGGGCGACGTCGCAGGACAAGGGCGGGTCGTCCGCCGGCCTGGCGGTGGGTATCGCCGTCGGCGTCGGCGCGCTCGTCGTCGTCAGCGGTGCGGTGATCGCCCTTCGGGCCCGCCGCGGGCAGGGGGGCACCGATGGAGCCTGA
- a CDS encoding class I SAM-dependent methyltransferase — MSDGVTSYVRTNRARWNEISDDYQRFNAPRIRGQAFTGDVAWGLWGLPESELDIFGEVAGLDILEMGCGGSQWSTALARRGANAVGLDLSERQLTHSRELQQETGLTFPLVQASAEEVPFADRSFHIVFADHGAFSFADPTRAIPEAARILRPGGLLAFSHISPLYEITVAQGGDHASRGLVRDYFNLRLFTDADGLVSANLPYGEWIRLFRSCGLLVEDLLETRPKADPSLTGRQRADNEWARRWPSECIWRLRRSAF; from the coding sequence ATGAGCGACGGCGTGACTTCCTACGTACGCACCAACCGGGCGCGCTGGAACGAGATCTCCGACGACTACCAGCGTTTCAACGCGCCGCGGATACGAGGCCAGGCATTCACCGGCGACGTGGCGTGGGGCCTGTGGGGACTACCCGAGTCGGAGCTGGACATCTTCGGCGAGGTGGCCGGTCTCGACATTCTGGAGATGGGCTGCGGCGGCAGCCAGTGGTCGACGGCGCTCGCTCGCCGCGGCGCGAACGCCGTGGGTCTGGACCTGTCCGAGCGCCAGCTGACCCACAGCCGTGAGCTGCAGCAGGAGACCGGGCTGACCTTCCCGCTCGTCCAGGCGAGCGCCGAGGAGGTCCCCTTCGCGGACCGGTCCTTTCACATCGTCTTCGCCGACCACGGAGCTTTCTCCTTTGCCGACCCGACCCGGGCGATTCCCGAGGCGGCGCGCATTCTGCGGCCGGGTGGGCTGCTGGCGTTCAGCCACATCAGCCCGCTCTACGAGATCACCGTCGCGCAGGGCGGGGACCACGCGAGCCGCGGCCTGGTGCGTGACTACTTCAATCTGCGCCTTTTCACCGACGCCGACGGCCTCGTCAGCGCGAACCTCCCGTACGGCGAGTGGATCCGGCTGTTCCGGTCCTGTGGCCTGCTCGTCGAGGACCTGCTGGAGACGCGGCCGAAGGCGGACCCGAGCCTGACCGGGCGTCAACGCGCCGACAACGAGTGGGCCCGCCGCTGGCCGTCGGAGTGCATCTGGCGGCTGCGCCGGTCCGCCTTCTGA
- a CDS encoding cytochrome c oxidase assembly protein gives MEPDHASTVVSTPVDGVRPGAATVVPPTAGSVPTTGAPDVPDQATRQEGTASGLPGGGSDGRWPVVAGVVAGGVAMLATLIIVLEFGGAAPKRLPADLAGADPGLVTGWGLPVSRLLCDAAGVGTVGALLAAAFLFPAAGGKPGAAGRRMLRWASVTAWVWCVASLAQFAFTVSDLIGKPLPAALTAHDVGNVIDAVPQPRALLIVAAIAFAIAVGAGVARRLDTCAWLTAIALFALLPVAMTGHAHGSGGHDLATVSGGLHVLSVSAWVGGLAALLLGGRSLAGPELLTAVRRYSAIAGLCLVVVTISGLVNAYVRVVAFDALFDSRYGNLVIAKTVALVLLAGCGAAHRQFTIRRLAAGTAAPASRTAPGNAAAPGNAAAPGNAAAPGDMVALVDRATLVDARRPFLRLGAAEVTLMGVAIALGAGLSRTPTPAAADGATSDNPVVAILGYPMPPAISIARIFTEARPDLLFGTIVALGTWFYLVGAVRQRRAGAPWPIGRTVSWVCGMAVIAFATSSGLGRYGRVLFSVHMVQHLLLMMLAPILLNLGAPVTLALRALPTGVTGTTRSARAWLLRMVNSRWLAFIGNPLVAWALYSVSLYVLYLTPLFGWVLRNHLAHLAMMVHFLVVGYLFFWVLIGVDPGPKRPSHPARIILLFTASAVHTFFGIILMMSGSVIGSSYYSLLTRSWGASPLTDQHLGGGMAWSFGELPGVAVIAVLVFQWARTDERRARAKDARMDSGDDDEFDQYNAYLASLASRRGGPGR, from the coding sequence ATGGAGCCTGACCACGCGTCGACCGTCGTGTCCACGCCGGTCGACGGCGTGCGGCCCGGCGCGGCGACGGTCGTCCCGCCGACGGCCGGGTCGGTGCCGACCACCGGCGCGCCGGACGTGCCGGACCAGGCCACGCGGCAGGAGGGCACCGCGTCGGGCCTGCCGGGCGGCGGTTCCGATGGGCGGTGGCCCGTCGTCGCCGGAGTGGTCGCGGGCGGCGTCGCGATGCTGGCGACTCTGATCATCGTCCTGGAGTTCGGTGGCGCGGCGCCGAAGCGGCTGCCGGCGGACCTGGCCGGGGCCGATCCGGGGCTGGTCACCGGGTGGGGGCTGCCGGTCAGCCGGCTGCTGTGCGACGCGGCCGGGGTCGGCACCGTCGGCGCGCTGCTGGCCGCCGCGTTCCTGTTCCCCGCGGCCGGCGGCAAGCCGGGCGCGGCGGGCCGGCGGATGCTGCGCTGGGCGTCCGTCACCGCCTGGGTCTGGTGCGTCGCGTCGCTGGCCCAGTTCGCCTTCACCGTGTCCGACCTGATCGGCAAGCCGTTGCCGGCGGCCCTCACGGCCCACGACGTCGGCAACGTGATCGACGCGGTGCCGCAGCCGCGGGCGCTGCTCATCGTCGCCGCGATCGCGTTCGCGATCGCCGTCGGCGCCGGGGTGGCCCGCAGGCTCGACACCTGTGCGTGGCTGACGGCGATCGCGCTGTTCGCGCTGCTGCCGGTCGCGATGACCGGGCACGCGCACGGTTCCGGCGGCCACGACCTCGCGACGGTCAGCGGCGGCCTGCACGTCCTGTCGGTGTCCGCCTGGGTCGGCGGGCTCGCCGCGTTGCTGCTCGGCGGTCGTTCCCTCGCCGGGCCCGAGCTGCTGACCGCCGTCCGCCGGTACAGCGCGATCGCGGGGCTGTGCCTGGTCGTCGTCACGATCAGCGGCCTCGTCAACGCCTACGTGCGGGTCGTCGCGTTCGACGCCCTGTTCGACAGCCGGTACGGCAACCTGGTGATCGCGAAGACGGTCGCGCTGGTGCTGCTCGCGGGCTGCGGCGCCGCCCACCGCCAGTTCACGATCCGCCGGCTCGCCGCCGGAACCGCCGCACCGGCGAGCCGAACCGCCCCCGGGAACGCGGCTGCTCCCGGGAACGCGGCTGCTCCCGGGAACGCGGCCGCGCCGGGGGACATGGTCGCCCTGGTGGATCGGGCCACCCTGGTCGACGCGCGCCGGCCCTTCCTGCGCCTCGGCGCCGCCGAGGTCACCCTGATGGGGGTCGCGATCGCGCTCGGCGCGGGCCTGTCTCGCACGCCGACGCCGGCCGCCGCCGACGGCGCCACCTCGGACAACCCGGTCGTCGCGATCCTCGGCTACCCGATGCCACCGGCGATCAGCATCGCCCGGATCTTCACGGAGGCCAGGCCCGACCTGCTCTTCGGCACGATCGTCGCGCTCGGTACCTGGTTCTACCTCGTCGGCGCGGTCCGGCAGCGCCGCGCGGGCGCGCCCTGGCCGATCGGCCGGACGGTGAGCTGGGTGTGCGGGATGGCCGTCATCGCGTTCGCGACGAGCAGCGGCCTGGGCCGCTACGGCCGGGTGCTGTTCAGCGTCCACATGGTCCAGCACCTGCTGTTGATGATGCTCGCGCCGATCCTGCTGAACCTGGGCGCGCCCGTGACGCTGGCGCTGCGCGCGCTGCCGACCGGCGTGACCGGGACGACCCGCAGCGCCAGGGCCTGGCTGCTGCGGATGGTGAACAGCCGCTGGCTGGCGTTCATCGGCAACCCGCTGGTCGCCTGGGCGCTGTACTCGGTGTCGCTCTACGTGCTGTACCTGACGCCGCTGTTCGGCTGGGTGCTGCGCAACCACCTCGCGCACCTGGCGATGATGGTCCACTTCCTGGTCGTCGGCTACCTGTTCTTCTGGGTCCTGATCGGCGTCGACCCGGGCCCGAAGCGGCCGAGCCACCCGGCCCGGATCATCCTGCTGTTCACGGCGTCGGCCGTGCACACGTTCTTCGGGATCATCCTGATGATGTCCGGCAGCGTGATCGGCAGCTCGTACTACTCGCTGCTGACCCGGAGCTGGGGAGCCTCACCGCTGACCGACCAGCACCTCGGCGGCGGCATGGCGTGGAGCTTCGGCGAGCTGCCCGGCGTCGCCGTCATCGCCGTGCTGGTCTTCCAGTGGGCCCGCACCGACGAACGGCGGGCCCGCGCGAAGGACGCCCGGATGGACAGCGGCGACGACGACGAGTTCGACCAGTACAACGCCTACCTCGCCAGCCTCGCCAGCCGCAGAGGCGGACCCGGCCGCTGA
- a CDS encoding pyridoxamine 5'-phosphate oxidase family protein, with amino-acid sequence MGKVYDGIDGRLRAFVEAQPVFFVATAPLSGDGRVNLSPKGGADTFAVFDEHTVAYLDLGGSHAETIAHLRENGRITLMLCAFSGPPKIVRVHGHGEPVFRDDPRFPELLARFPNPGQPSVRAVVVVAAEQVSDSCGYKVPNLEYAGDRSTHAEYFGRKSDDEFAAYCARKDFNGESIDGLPALPLPLPPLPVAQRGI; translated from the coding sequence ATGGGCAAGGTCTATGACGGGATCGACGGGCGGCTGCGGGCGTTCGTCGAGGCGCAGCCGGTGTTCTTCGTGGCGACCGCGCCGCTGAGCGGCGACGGGCGGGTGAACCTGTCGCCCAAGGGCGGGGCGGACACGTTCGCCGTGTTCGACGAGCACACGGTGGCCTATCTCGATCTCGGTGGCAGCCACGCGGAGACGATCGCGCACCTGCGGGAGAACGGCCGGATCACCCTGATGTTGTGCGCGTTCTCCGGGCCACCGAAGATCGTGCGGGTGCACGGGCACGGCGAGCCGGTGTTCCGGGACGACCCGCGGTTCCCCGAACTGCTGGCCCGGTTCCCGAATCCCGGTCAGCCGAGCGTGCGGGCCGTCGTGGTGGTGGCCGCGGAGCAGGTCAGCGACAGCTGCGGGTACAAGGTGCCGAACCTGGAATACGCCGGCGACCGCTCGACCCACGCCGAGTACTTCGGCCGCAAGAGCGACGACGAGTTCGCCGCCTACTGCGCGCGCAAGGACTTCAACGGCGAGAGCATCGACGGCCTGCCCGCCCTCCCGCTCCCATTGCCCCCGCTGCCGGTCGCCCAGCGCGGCATCTGA
- a CDS encoding thioesterase family protein, translated as MADGPVGQAESLYVELGGGRWLATAHTAGPWDPSAQHGGPPSALLVRAVEHTAPRPEMVIARFTTELLGPVPVGELTLRCEVTRPGRSVELVEAVLTAGGRDVARGTAWRVRRATGAAVPPRHPAPPPFPEGPARIPPAGVIPGFPSAIEWRSAGRGRMTVPGPAALWGRLRVPLVAGEELSPVQRLLALADNGNGISSETDFASTYFINPELTVHIHREPAGEWICLDATTTITPGGAGLATSVLSDRSGPVAIGAQSLLVAPRPGH; from the coding sequence GTGGCCGACGGGCCGGTCGGCCAGGCCGAGAGCCTTTACGTCGAGCTCGGCGGGGGCCGGTGGCTCGCGACCGCCCACACCGCCGGCCCCTGGGACCCGAGCGCCCAGCATGGCGGGCCGCCGAGCGCGCTGCTGGTACGCGCCGTCGAGCACACCGCCCCGCGGCCGGAGATGGTGATCGCCCGGTTCACCACCGAGCTGCTCGGCCCGGTCCCCGTGGGCGAGCTGACCCTGCGCTGCGAGGTCACCAGGCCGGGGCGCAGCGTCGAGCTGGTCGAGGCGGTGCTCACGGCCGGCGGCCGGGACGTCGCCCGGGGCACCGCCTGGCGGGTCCGGCGTGCCACCGGCGCCGCCGTCCCGCCGCGCCACCCGGCACCGCCTCCGTTCCCTGAGGGTCCGGCGCGGATCCCGCCGGCCGGCGTGATCCCCGGCTTCCCGAGCGCGATCGAGTGGCGGTCCGCCGGCCGGGGCCGGATGACCGTCCCCGGCCCGGCCGCGCTGTGGGGCCGGCTGCGCGTGCCGCTCGTCGCCGGCGAGGAGCTCAGCCCGGTGCAGCGGCTGCTCGCCCTGGCCGACAACGGCAACGGGATCTCCAGTGAGACGGACTTCGCGTCGACGTACTTCATCAACCCGGAGCTGACGGTGCACATCCACCGCGAGCCGGCCGGCGAGTGGATCTGCCTCGACGCCACCACCACGATCACTCCCGGTGGCGCCGGACTGGCGACCTCGGTGCTCTCGGACCGATCCGGCCCGGTCGCGATCGGCGCGCAGTCGCTACTCGTCGCGCCGCGTCCCGGGCACTGA
- a CDS encoding YkvA family protein produces MDHSLGTVALVILIGLGLVVLAMVVSGAFVLVKYRVPLRGVVAAVGALAYLVSPVDAIPEIIFGPFGYIDDGGVLVAVAFYISKLVAARRAAVSGHPGIEASPSRRRRRG; encoded by the coding sequence GTGGATCACAGCTTGGGCACCGTGGCACTGGTGATCCTCATCGGGCTCGGTCTTGTCGTGCTCGCGATGGTCGTCAGCGGCGCGTTCGTGCTGGTGAAGTACCGGGTGCCGCTGCGCGGAGTCGTCGCGGCGGTGGGCGCCCTCGCCTATCTGGTCTCCCCCGTCGACGCCATCCCCGAGATCATCTTCGGGCCGTTCGGCTACATCGACGACGGCGGCGTCCTGGTGGCCGTCGCCTTCTACATCTCCAAGCTGGTCGCGGCCCGCCGCGCGGCCGTCTCGGGGCATCCGGGGATCGAGGCGTCGCCCAGCCGCCGCCGGCGCCGCGGCTAG
- a CDS encoding Hsp70 family protein encodes MTSNEQAGQGPSTPAGPAVGIDFGTTNSAVGIFQDGRVRLVPNAEGTLATPSVVAFTADGPPLIGAAAVRQAVTNPEHTIRSVKLRLGTDWSHEHDGTRYSAEEIAALLLKRLHADVQEYTGSAIGSAVLTVPAYFSHVQRRALEEAARMAGIEVALIVSEPTATAIAHGLHRAQEERSLVFDLGGGTFDVSLVEIGAGVCEVKATAGDNHLGGDNWDQALVDHLVERIRDDHGVDVSGDPKALARLREAAETARIDLSAATTAHVFLPYLAGAGGDAVHLDLTLGRDELETITQSILERCRDPFERVLRDGAMRTIEIDHVILVGGAARMPAVGAFVQKLAGQPPHRTISEGVVTGAALQAAGLVGQVKNLRLHDVIPASVGVEQVGGLYLPIIVRNTTIPTRRRQILTTTVDNQRSVTVLVVESEEDRAGRDDALALARLDVTGLAPAPAFAHRIDVLFDVDAGGTLRVTATDLGTGRTETRVIDRDSAREAGRARRPAAIDGRDLDDLPIVTSNVSYPLGIEISGGRFHEIITANQSVPVRESVLVTNASTDQRAITVHVVENGGRFVPGGTFRRVRRFELTGLAATDPRTARVEIVLAVDRRRQLTIHARDLASGSDHTERVDLAQTFQDPVSLTGSAPGLPLVF; translated from the coding sequence ATGACGTCGAACGAACAGGCCGGGCAGGGCCCGAGCACGCCGGCCGGGCCGGCGGTCGGCATCGACTTCGGCACGACGAACTCGGCCGTCGGCATCTTCCAGGACGGCCGGGTCCGGCTGGTCCCGAACGCCGAGGGCACGCTGGCCACCCCCAGCGTGGTCGCCTTCACGGCGGACGGGCCGCCCCTGATCGGCGCCGCCGCGGTGCGCCAGGCTGTCACCAACCCCGAGCACACGATCCGGTCCGTGAAGCTCAGGCTGGGCACCGACTGGTCCCACGAGCACGACGGCACCCGCTACTCGGCCGAGGAGATCGCGGCGCTGCTCCTGAAGCGGCTGCACGCGGACGTGCAGGAATACACCGGAAGCGCGATCGGCAGCGCCGTCCTGACGGTTCCGGCCTACTTCAGCCACGTGCAGCGCCGCGCGCTGGAAGAGGCCGCGCGGATGGCCGGCATCGAGGTGGCCCTGATCGTCAGCGAGCCGACCGCCACCGCCATCGCCCACGGCCTGCACCGGGCCCAGGAGGAACGCAGCCTGGTCTTCGACCTCGGCGGCGGCACGTTCGACGTCTCCCTGGTGGAGATCGGCGCCGGCGTGTGCGAGGTGAAGGCCACCGCGGGCGACAACCACCTCGGCGGCGACAACTGGGACCAGGCCCTCGTCGACCATCTCGTCGAGCGGATCCGGGACGACCACGGCGTGGACGTGAGCGGCGACCCGAAGGCGCTCGCCCGGCTGCGGGAGGCGGCCGAGACGGCCAGGATCGACCTGTCGGCCGCGACGACGGCGCACGTCTTCCTGCCCTACCTGGCCGGTGCCGGCGGCGACGCCGTGCACCTGGATCTGACGCTCGGCCGGGACGAGCTCGAGACGATCACCCAGTCGATCCTGGAGCGCTGCCGTGATCCGTTCGAGCGGGTCTTACGCGACGGCGCGATGCGGACCATCGAGATCGACCACGTGATCCTGGTGGGCGGCGCGGCCCGGATGCCGGCGGTCGGCGCCTTCGTCCAGAAACTCGCCGGGCAGCCGCCGCACCGGACCATCTCCGAAGGCGTGGTGACCGGCGCGGCCCTGCAGGCCGCCGGCCTCGTCGGACAGGTCAAGAACCTGCGGCTCCACGACGTCATCCCGGCCTCGGTCGGCGTCGAGCAGGTGGGCGGGCTCTACCTGCCGATCATCGTGCGCAACACCACCATCCCCACCCGTCGCCGCCAGATCCTGACGACGACCGTCGACAACCAGCGCTCCGTGACCGTGCTGGTCGTGGAGTCCGAGGAGGACCGGGCCGGCCGCGACGACGCCCTCGCGCTCGCCCGCCTCGACGTGACCGGCCTGGCGCCCGCACCCGCCTTCGCGCACCGGATCGACGTCCTGTTCGACGTCGACGCCGGCGGCACCCTGCGGGTCACCGCGACCGACCTGGGCACGGGGCGGACCGAGACCAGGGTCATCGACCGGGACAGCGCACGTGAGGCCGGCCGCGCACGCCGGCCGGCCGCGATCGACGGCCGCGACCTGGACGACCTCCCGATCGTCACCAGCAACGTCTCCTACCCGCTGGGCATCGAGATCTCCGGCGGCCGGTTCCACGAGATCATCACCGCGAACCAGTCCGTCCCGGTCCGCGAGTCGGTCCTCGTGACGAACGCCTCGACCGACCAGCGGGCGATCACCGTGCACGTCGTGGAGAACGGCGGCCGGTTCGTGCCCGGCGGCACCTTCCGGCGGGTCCGGCGCTTCGAGCTGACCGGCCTCGCGGCGACGGACCCCCGGACGGCCCGCGTCGAGATCGTCCTCGCCGTCGACCGGCGCCGCCAGCTCACCATCCACGCCCGCGACCTCGCCTCCGGCAGCGACCACACCGAACGCGTCGACCTCGCCCAGACCTTCCAGGACCCGGTCAGCCTCACCGGCTCAGCCCCCGGCCTCCCACTGGTCTTCTAG
- a CDS encoding universal stress protein, which produces MSTGGEARRIVAGIDGSAGSVEALRWAAREAELRGADLLVVLAWQVPVGSPYVPTVPLDAQTLEDSAKQTLEHALSEVFGAKLPDGVSAEIRQGPASAVLIEAGKEADLLIVGSRGHGGLVGALLGSVSTAIVHHAHCPVLVVREPPREG; this is translated from the coding sequence ATGAGCACTGGCGGCGAGGCGCGGCGGATTGTCGCCGGGATCGACGGGTCTGCGGGGTCGGTGGAGGCGCTGCGCTGGGCGGCCCGGGAGGCAGAGCTGCGCGGCGCCGACCTGCTGGTGGTGCTGGCGTGGCAGGTGCCGGTCGGCAGCCCCTACGTGCCGACCGTGCCGCTGGACGCGCAGACCCTGGAGGACAGCGCCAAGCAGACGCTCGAGCACGCGCTCAGCGAGGTGTTCGGCGCGAAGCTGCCGGACGGGGTGAGCGCCGAGATCCGTCAGGGGCCGGCGTCGGCCGTGCTGATCGAGGCCGGCAAGGAGGCCGACCTGCTGATCGTCGGCTCACGTGGGCACGGCGGTCTCGTCGGGGCGCTGCTGGGCTCGGTCAGCACGGCGATCGTGCACCACGCGCACTGCCCGGTGCTCGTCGTCCGCGAGCCACCCCGCGAGGGGTGA